The Aphelocoma coerulescens isolate FSJ_1873_10779 chromosome 2, UR_Acoe_1.0, whole genome shotgun sequence genome contains a region encoding:
- the OTULIN gene encoding ubiquitin thioesterase otulin isoform X3, giving the protein MTEPTSLSAGAEEKKEGVPTQLVKHTNEVGVASEELVSANAAAGQKEQNTSEIRQDYVYRSSGRPEKRDMIKSPVTDQDAPRNCELYVPVASNRSAVESSEESEEDMYRDEEEIEREKILLCETNSSEYKLSVSPEMDIMEYCRKEWRGNTPVAKRMRKGYEAVAQKFASIRRIRGDNYCAFRATLFQALSQASQLPRWLQSEDFTMLPENLQSKYDWIKQWQLKQKPGKKMGEISDEIKEYLILLRKKWKNISEIKDPLEKQEACDKLFKNEEEEYSLYEALKFLMLNTAIELYNADKSGRRVPVFSWLLFARDTSSNPCQLMHNHLNHIGHSGGLEQVEMFLLAYALQYTIQVYRLYKYSTDEFITLYPNDPEEDWPVVTLITEDDRHYNIPVRMCQETML; this is encoded by the exons ATGACAGAACCAACCAGCCTTTCTGCAggtgcagaagagaaaaaagagggtGTTCCCACACAGCTGGTGAAGCATACAAATGAAGTTGGTGTTGCTTCTGAGGAACTTGTCTCAGCAAATGCAGCTGCAGGCCAGAAAGAGCAAAATACATCAGAAATAAGACAAGACTATGTATACAGAAGTAGTGGGAGACCTGAGAAAAGAGATATGATTAAATCTCCTGTGACGGATCAGGATGCACCTAGAAACTGTGAACTGTATGTACCTGTGGCTAGTAATCGTTCAGCAGTGGAGTCATCTGAGGAGAG TGAGGAGGACATGTATCGTGATGAAGAAGaaatagagagagagaaaatactgCTTTGTGAAACAAACTCATCAG AATATAAACTAAGTGTTTCACCTGAAATGGACATCATGGAGTATTGCAGAAAGGAATGGAGAGGAAATACACCAGTAGCAAAAAGGATGAGAAAG gGCTATGAAGCAGTTGCTCAGAAGTTTGCCTCTATAAGGAGAATACGAGGTGATAACTATTGTGCCTTCAGAGCAACTCTTTTCCAGGCATTAAGCCAAGCTAGCCAGTTACCAAGGTGGCTGCAGAGTGAGGATTTTACTATG CTTCCTGAAAACTTGCAGAGCAAGTATGACTGGATCAAGCAGTGGCAGTTAAAACAGAAACCTGGCAAGAAGATGGGAGAAATAAGTGATGAAATAAAAGAGTATTTAATACTTCTAAGGAAAAAG TGGAAGAATATAAGTGAAATAAAGGATCCCCTTGAGAAACAAGAGGCTTGTGATAAATTGTTTAAAAACGAAGAGGAGGAGTATAGCCTCTATGAAGCGCTGAAATTTTTGATGCTTAACACTGCCATTGAATTATACAACGCCGATAAAAGTGGAAGGAGAGTGCCTGTCTTCTCCTGGCTCCTGTTTGCACGGGATACATCCAGCAACCCTTGTCAGTTAATGCATAATCACTTGAATCATATTGGTCACAGTGGAGGCCTTGAACAA GTGGAAATGTTTCTTCTTGCTTATGCTCTGCAGTACACCATCCAAGTGTACCGACTCTATAAGTACAGCACTGATGAGTTCATCACACTTTACCCCAATGACCCGGAGGAGGACTGGCCTGTGGTGACTCTCATAACTGAAGATGACAGACATTATAATATTCCAGTCAGAATGTGCCAAGAGACGATGCTGTGA
- the OTULIN gene encoding ubiquitin thioesterase otulin isoform X1, whose protein sequence is MSGERRRPGRVPRPPLGPGPAAAPGARRGLPASGGGSERCRAAQSAAESQDNLQGWMTEPTSLSAGAEEKKEGVPTQLVKHTNEVGVASEELVSANAAAGQKEQNTSEIRQDYVYRSSGRPEKRDMIKSPVTDQDAPRNCELYVPVASNRSAVESSEESEEDMYRDEEEIEREKILLCETNSSEYKLSVSPEMDIMEYCRKEWRGNTPVAKRMRKGYEAVAQKFASIRRIRGDNYCAFRATLFQALSQASQLPRWLQSEDFTMLPENLQSKYDWIKQWQLKQKPGKKMGEISDEIKEYLILLRKKWKNISEIKDPLEKQEACDKLFKNEEEEYSLYEALKFLMLNTAIELYNADKSGRRVPVFSWLLFARDTSSNPCQLMHNHLNHIGHSGGLEQVEMFLLAYALQYTIQVYRLYKYSTDEFITLYPNDPEEDWPVVTLITEDDRHYNIPVRMCQETML, encoded by the exons ATGAGCGGCGAacggcggcggccgggccgaGTTCCGCGCCCTCCcctcgggcccggcccggcagcggcccccggggctcggcgggggCTGCCGGCTTCGGGCGGCGGCTCGGAGCGGTGCCGGGCGGCACAGAGCGCGGCggaaag TCAGGATAATCTTCAAGGGTGGATGACAGAACCAACCAGCCTTTCTGCAggtgcagaagagaaaaaagagggtGTTCCCACACAGCTGGTGAAGCATACAAATGAAGTTGGTGTTGCTTCTGAGGAACTTGTCTCAGCAAATGCAGCTGCAGGCCAGAAAGAGCAAAATACATCAGAAATAAGACAAGACTATGTATACAGAAGTAGTGGGAGACCTGAGAAAAGAGATATGATTAAATCTCCTGTGACGGATCAGGATGCACCTAGAAACTGTGAACTGTATGTACCTGTGGCTAGTAATCGTTCAGCAGTGGAGTCATCTGAGGAGAG TGAGGAGGACATGTATCGTGATGAAGAAGaaatagagagagagaaaatactgCTTTGTGAAACAAACTCATCAG AATATAAACTAAGTGTTTCACCTGAAATGGACATCATGGAGTATTGCAGAAAGGAATGGAGAGGAAATACACCAGTAGCAAAAAGGATGAGAAAG gGCTATGAAGCAGTTGCTCAGAAGTTTGCCTCTATAAGGAGAATACGAGGTGATAACTATTGTGCCTTCAGAGCAACTCTTTTCCAGGCATTAAGCCAAGCTAGCCAGTTACCAAGGTGGCTGCAGAGTGAGGATTTTACTATG CTTCCTGAAAACTTGCAGAGCAAGTATGACTGGATCAAGCAGTGGCAGTTAAAACAGAAACCTGGCAAGAAGATGGGAGAAATAAGTGATGAAATAAAAGAGTATTTAATACTTCTAAGGAAAAAG TGGAAGAATATAAGTGAAATAAAGGATCCCCTTGAGAAACAAGAGGCTTGTGATAAATTGTTTAAAAACGAAGAGGAGGAGTATAGCCTCTATGAAGCGCTGAAATTTTTGATGCTTAACACTGCCATTGAATTATACAACGCCGATAAAAGTGGAAGGAGAGTGCCTGTCTTCTCCTGGCTCCTGTTTGCACGGGATACATCCAGCAACCCTTGTCAGTTAATGCATAATCACTTGAATCATATTGGTCACAGTGGAGGCCTTGAACAA GTGGAAATGTTTCTTCTTGCTTATGCTCTGCAGTACACCATCCAAGTGTACCGACTCTATAAGTACAGCACTGATGAGTTCATCACACTTTACCCCAATGACCCGGAGGAGGACTGGCCTGTGGTGACTCTCATAACTGAAGATGACAGACATTATAATATTCCAGTCAGAATGTGCCAAGAGACGATGCTGTGA
- the OTULIN gene encoding ubiquitin thioesterase otulin isoform X2 — MDELTQDNLQGWMTEPTSLSAGAEEKKEGVPTQLVKHTNEVGVASEELVSANAAAGQKEQNTSEIRQDYVYRSSGRPEKRDMIKSPVTDQDAPRNCELYVPVASNRSAVESSEESEEDMYRDEEEIEREKILLCETNSSEYKLSVSPEMDIMEYCRKEWRGNTPVAKRMRKGYEAVAQKFASIRRIRGDNYCAFRATLFQALSQASQLPRWLQSEDFTMLPENLQSKYDWIKQWQLKQKPGKKMGEISDEIKEYLILLRKKWKNISEIKDPLEKQEACDKLFKNEEEEYSLYEALKFLMLNTAIELYNADKSGRRVPVFSWLLFARDTSSNPCQLMHNHLNHIGHSGGLEQVEMFLLAYALQYTIQVYRLYKYSTDEFITLYPNDPEEDWPVVTLITEDDRHYNIPVRMCQETML; from the exons ATGGATGAGTTGACTCAG GATAATCTTCAAGGGTGGATGACAGAACCAACCAGCCTTTCTGCAggtgcagaagagaaaaaagagggtGTTCCCACACAGCTGGTGAAGCATACAAATGAAGTTGGTGTTGCTTCTGAGGAACTTGTCTCAGCAAATGCAGCTGCAGGCCAGAAAGAGCAAAATACATCAGAAATAAGACAAGACTATGTATACAGAAGTAGTGGGAGACCTGAGAAAAGAGATATGATTAAATCTCCTGTGACGGATCAGGATGCACCTAGAAACTGTGAACTGTATGTACCTGTGGCTAGTAATCGTTCAGCAGTGGAGTCATCTGAGGAGAG TGAGGAGGACATGTATCGTGATGAAGAAGaaatagagagagagaaaatactgCTTTGTGAAACAAACTCATCAG AATATAAACTAAGTGTTTCACCTGAAATGGACATCATGGAGTATTGCAGAAAGGAATGGAGAGGAAATACACCAGTAGCAAAAAGGATGAGAAAG gGCTATGAAGCAGTTGCTCAGAAGTTTGCCTCTATAAGGAGAATACGAGGTGATAACTATTGTGCCTTCAGAGCAACTCTTTTCCAGGCATTAAGCCAAGCTAGCCAGTTACCAAGGTGGCTGCAGAGTGAGGATTTTACTATG CTTCCTGAAAACTTGCAGAGCAAGTATGACTGGATCAAGCAGTGGCAGTTAAAACAGAAACCTGGCAAGAAGATGGGAGAAATAAGTGATGAAATAAAAGAGTATTTAATACTTCTAAGGAAAAAG TGGAAGAATATAAGTGAAATAAAGGATCCCCTTGAGAAACAAGAGGCTTGTGATAAATTGTTTAAAAACGAAGAGGAGGAGTATAGCCTCTATGAAGCGCTGAAATTTTTGATGCTTAACACTGCCATTGAATTATACAACGCCGATAAAAGTGGAAGGAGAGTGCCTGTCTTCTCCTGGCTCCTGTTTGCACGGGATACATCCAGCAACCCTTGTCAGTTAATGCATAATCACTTGAATCATATTGGTCACAGTGGAGGCCTTGAACAA GTGGAAATGTTTCTTCTTGCTTATGCTCTGCAGTACACCATCCAAGTGTACCGACTCTATAAGTACAGCACTGATGAGTTCATCACACTTTACCCCAATGACCCGGAGGAGGACTGGCCTGTGGTGACTCTCATAACTGAAGATGACAGACATTATAATATTCCAGTCAGAATGTGCCAAGAGACGATGCTGTGA